Proteins encoded within one genomic window of Streptomyces profundus:
- a CDS encoding DUF881 domain-containing protein has translation MTRDPAHGKHGPHGKHAADGPEDAAQPAGRPPTRPTGRAALVAALWPPRASRGQLVAAVLLFVLGLGLAIQVRAAGSEDTALRGARPEDLVRILSDLEDRSARLEDEKSTLEDQRAELENSTDQAEEARRQTEERERQLGVLAGTVAAEGPGITLRVDDPRGAVQADMLLDAVQELRAAGAEALQINDVRIVASTSFVDHNGGVRVDDEGIRAPFVIEAIGRPQDLEPALNIPGGVVQSLENKQATVTVDRPETVVVDALRSAEQPDYAQSSS, from the coding sequence ATGACCCGCGACCCGGCCCACGGGAAACACGGACCCCACGGGAAACACGCCGCCGATGGCCCCGAGGACGCCGCGCAGCCGGCTGGGCGGCCACCGACACGCCCCACCGGGCGGGCCGCGCTGGTGGCCGCGCTCTGGCCGCCCAGGGCCAGCAGAGGGCAACTGGTCGCCGCCGTCCTGCTGTTCGTCCTCGGTCTCGGCCTGGCCATCCAGGTCAGGGCGGCCGGCAGCGAGGACACGGCGCTGCGCGGGGCGCGCCCCGAGGACCTGGTGCGCATCCTCAGCGACCTGGAGGACCGCTCGGCCCGCCTTGAGGACGAGAAGAGCACCCTGGAGGACCAGCGCGCCGAGCTGGAGAACAGCACCGACCAGGCCGAGGAGGCCCGCCGCCAGACCGAGGAGCGGGAGCGGCAACTGGGCGTGCTGGCGGGCACGGTGGCAGCCGAGGGCCCGGGCATCACGCTGCGCGTCGACGACCCGCGCGGCGCGGTGCAGGCCGACATGCTGCTCGACGCGGTCCAGGAACTGCGCGCCGCGGGTGCCGAGGCGCTCCAGATCAACGATGTGCGGATCGTCGCCAGTACCTCTTTTGTGGACCACAACGGTGGGGTACGGGTGGATGACGAGGGGATTCGCGCGCCGTTCGTGATCGAGGCGATCGGCCGCCCGCAGGATCTGGAGCCGGCGCTGAACATCCCGGGAGGCGTGGTGCAGTCCCTGGAGAACAAGCAGGCCACGGTCACGGTCGACCGTCCGGAGACGGTCGTCGTGGACGCCTTGCGATCGGCGGAGCAGCCTGACTACGCTCAGTCGTCATCATGA
- a CDS encoding bifunctional nuclease family protein yields MNQLDVVGVRVEMPNNQPIVLLREVGGDRYLPIWIGPGEATAIAFAQQGMTPARPLTHDLFKNVLEAVEQELSAVRITDLRDGVFYAELVFASGVEVSARPSDAIALALRVGTPIYGSDAVLDDAGIIIPDEQEDEVERFREFLDQISPEDFGTSSQ; encoded by the coding sequence GTGAATCAGCTCGATGTCGTGGGCGTACGGGTGGAAATGCCCAATAACCAGCCCATCGTGCTCCTCCGAGAAGTCGGTGGCGATCGCTACCTCCCGATCTGGATCGGGCCTGGTGAGGCGACCGCCATCGCGTTCGCCCAGCAGGGGATGACGCCTGCCAGGCCGCTGACGCACGACCTCTTCAAGAACGTTCTCGAAGCGGTGGAACAGGAACTCAGCGCGGTGCGGATCACCGATCTGCGCGATGGGGTCTTCTACGCCGAGCTGGTCTTCGCCAGCGGGGTCGAGGTCAGCGCCCGCCCGTCGGACGCGATAGCGCTCGCGCTGCGGGTCGGCACGCCGATCTACGGCAGCGACGCCGTGCTCGACGACGCCGGGATCATCATTCCCGACGAGCAGGAGGACGAGGTGGAGCGGTTCCGCGAGTTCCTCGACCAGATCTCCCCAGAGGACTTCGGTACCAGCAGCCAGTAG
- a CDS encoding DNA polymerase IV, which produces MRGQPTILHLDMDAFYASVEQASKPSLRGKPVIVGGIGPRGVVATASYEARRFGVRSAMPTAQARRLCPHGAYLTPRFEVYRAVSDRVMGLLARLSPLVEPLSLDEAFVDLAAGASAATAAEALAVGERLRAEIAAVTGVTGSVGLAGAKMLAKIASERAKPDGLVLIEPGTERELLAPLPVRTLPGVGPATAEVLRRAGIHTIEETVEAGEAELLRLLGKAHGGGLFRMALGVDDRPVVAERDTKSVSVEDTFEVDVTDRARIRFEVSRLAERCVGRLRAAGRSGRTVVLKVRRYDFSTLTRSETLRGPTDDPAVVKEAAERLLESVDTTEGVRLLGVGVSGLADFTQEDLFAQSAQSARDARLAEPAPPPTPGDASVVDRSPSAPAGEEPDRRWLPGLDVAHERFGPGWVQGSGVGRVTVRFERPDDTRPGRVRTFAVDDAELRRGTPLPLVPEVAAGQLSASSEPASRPKSPSPGGLPAASSGRSSP; this is translated from the coding sequence GTGAGGGGCCAGCCAACCATCCTGCACCTCGATATGGACGCCTTCTACGCCTCGGTGGAGCAGGCGTCCAAGCCGAGCCTGCGCGGGAAGCCGGTGATCGTCGGCGGCATCGGGCCGCGCGGCGTCGTGGCGACGGCTTCCTATGAGGCCCGCCGGTTCGGGGTCCGTTCGGCGATGCCCACGGCGCAGGCGCGCCGGCTGTGCCCGCACGGCGCCTACCTGACGCCCAGGTTCGAGGTCTATCGCGCGGTCAGCGACCGGGTGATGGGGCTGCTGGCCCGGCTCTCCCCGCTGGTCGAACCGCTCAGCCTGGACGAGGCGTTCGTCGATCTGGCCGCCGGGGCCAGCGCGGCCACCGCCGCCGAGGCGCTGGCCGTCGGGGAGCGGCTGCGCGCCGAGATCGCCGCCGTCACGGGGGTCACCGGCTCGGTCGGTCTCGCCGGCGCCAAGATGCTGGCCAAGATCGCCTCGGAGCGCGCCAAGCCCGACGGGCTGGTGCTGATCGAGCCGGGCACGGAGCGCGAGCTGCTGGCCCCGCTGCCGGTGCGCACCCTGCCCGGCGTCGGCCCGGCCACCGCCGAGGTGCTGCGCCGGGCCGGGATCCACACCATCGAGGAGACGGTCGAGGCCGGCGAGGCGGAGCTGCTGCGGCTGCTGGGGAAGGCCCACGGCGGCGGTCTCTTCCGGATGGCGCTGGGGGTCGACGACCGCCCGGTGGTGGCGGAGCGGGACACGAAGTCCGTCTCGGTCGAGGACACCTTCGAGGTGGATGTGACGGACCGGGCCCGGATCAGGTTCGAGGTGAGCCGCCTCGCCGAGCGCTGTGTGGGGCGGCTGCGGGCCGCGGGGCGCTCCGGCCGCACGGTGGTGCTCAAGGTCCGGCGCTACGACTTCAGCACGCTGACCCGCTCCGAGACGCTGCGCGGCCCCACGGACGACCCCGCGGTGGTGAAGGAGGCGGCCGAGCGGCTGCTGGAGAGCGTCGACACCACCGAGGGGGTCAGGCTGCTGGGAGTCGGCGTCAGCGGATTGGCCGACTTCACCCAGGAGGACCTCTTCGCCCAGAGCGCCCAGAGCGCGAGGGACGCCCGTCTGGCGGAGCCGGCCCCGCCCCCCACCCCGGGGGACGCCTCGGTCGTCGACCGGAGCCCCTCGGCGCCGGCCGGCGAGGAGCCCGACCGGCGTTGGCTGCCCGGCCTCGATGTCGCGCACGAGCGGTTCGGCCCCGGCTGGGTGCAGGGCAGCGGCGTCGGCCGTGTCACCGTCCGCTTCGAGCGCCCCGACGACACCCGTCCCGGTCGGGTGCGCACCTTCGCCGTGGACGACGCGGAGCTGCGGCGAGGGACGCCGCTGCCGCTGGTGCCCGAGGTGGCGGCCGGTCAGCTCTCCGCGTCCTCCGAGCCGGCCAGCCGGCCGAAGTCGCCGTCCCCCGGGGGCCTTCCGGCGGCCTCCTCGGGCAGGTCGAGCCCGTAG
- a CDS encoding PRC-barrel domain-containing protein, protein MRTDIDPRSLIGRKALDRHGDKIGTVDEVYLDDATGVPEWAAVRTGLFTRDAFVPLEPSELVGNALRVPFDRALIRRAPDLGVGRHLSPEQELQLYRHYGLDLPEEAAGRPPGDGDFGRLAGSEDAES, encoded by the coding sequence GTGCGAACCGATATCGATCCACGCAGTCTGATCGGCCGCAAGGCGCTGGACCGCCACGGCGACAAGATCGGCACCGTGGACGAGGTGTATCTGGACGACGCGACCGGCGTCCCCGAGTGGGCCGCGGTGCGCACCGGGCTCTTCACCCGGGACGCCTTCGTGCCGCTGGAGCCCAGCGAGCTGGTCGGCAACGCGCTCCGGGTGCCGTTCGACCGGGCCCTGATCCGCCGCGCCCCGGATCTGGGCGTGGGCCGTCATCTCTCGCCCGAGCAGGAGCTCCAGCTCTACCGCCACTACGGGCTCGACCTGCCCGAGGAGGCCGCCGGAAGGCCCCCGGGGGACGGCGACTTCGGCCGGCTGGCCGGCTCGGAGGACGCGGAGAGCTGA
- a CDS encoding small basic family protein — protein sequence MIAVLGLVLGVVIGVVTRPVVPTGFEPYLPIAVVAALDAVFGGLRATLDGVFDDKVFVVSFLSNVVVAALIVFLGDKLGVGAQLSTGVVVVLGIRIFSNAAAIRRHVFGA from the coding sequence TTGATCGCCGTGCTGGGGCTGGTACTGGGAGTCGTGATCGGGGTGGTCACGCGCCCCGTGGTGCCCACCGGATTCGAACCGTATCTGCCGATCGCCGTGGTGGCCGCGCTGGACGCGGTCTTCGGCGGGCTGCGAGCCACCCTGGACGGGGTCTTCGACGACAAGGTGTTCGTCGTGTCCTTCCTGTCCAACGTGGTGGTGGCCGCGCTGATCGTCTTCCTCGGCGACAAGCTGGGCGTGGGCGCCCAGCTGTCCACGGGTGTGGTCGTGGTGCTCGGCATCCGGATCTTCTCCAACGCGGCGGCCATCCGGCGCCATGTCTTCGGAGCGTGA
- a CDS encoding FHA domain-containing protein, which yields MFRDEVGGPGGIADQGPGSAGPSCGRCGHGNALHSRFCSHCGASLRPGVEGASETTSTISISGLEAYEAEATGQHPTPVLSSEAQAAVDALPAGSALLVVRRGPNSGSRFLLDSDVTTAGRHPQSDIFLDDVTVSRRHVEFRRSPDGGFTVSDVGSLNGTYVNREQIDALVLANGDEVQIGKYRMVYFAGRQGF from the coding sequence TTGTTCCGTGACGAGGTCGGGGGCCCAGGCGGTATAGCGGACCAGGGGCCCGGCTCCGCCGGTCCCTCCTGCGGTCGCTGCGGCCACGGCAACGCGCTGCACAGCCGTTTCTGTTCCCACTGCGGCGCCTCGCTGCGCCCTGGCGTCGAGGGAGCGTCCGAGACCACCTCGACGATCTCCATCTCGGGCCTGGAGGCGTACGAGGCCGAGGCCACCGGGCAGCATCCGACGCCGGTGCTCTCCTCCGAGGCCCAGGCCGCGGTGGACGCGCTGCCGGCCGGATCGGCGCTGCTGGTCGTTCGCCGAGGGCCGAACTCGGGGAGCCGGTTCCTGTTGGACAGCGATGTCACCACGGCGGGTCGGCACCCGCAGAGCGACATCTTCCTGGACGACGTGACGGTCTCCCGCCGCCATGTGGAGTTCCGGCGCAGCCCGGACGGCGGGTTCACGGTCAGCGATGTCGGCAGCCTCAACGGCACCTATGTGAACCGTGAGCAGATCGACGCCCTGGTGCTGGCCAACGGCGACGAGGTGCAGATCGGGAAGTACCGCATGGTGTACTTCGCCGGGCGGCAGGGATTCTGA
- a CDS encoding mannose-1-phosphate guanyltransferase: protein MKAVVMAGGEGTRLRPMTASMPKPLLPVANRPIMEHVLCLLKRHGLNETVVTVQFLASLVKNYFGDGEELGMDLTYAHEEKPLGTAGSVKNAEEALKDDSFLVISGDALTDFDLTELIRFHRERGALVTVCLTRVPNPLEFGITIVDDEGRVERFLEKPTWGQVFSDTVNTGIYVMEPEVFDYVEPDVSVDWSGDVFPRLMKEGHPIYGYIAEGYWEDVGTHESYVKAQADVLEGKVDVDIDGFEISPGVWIAEGAEVHPDAKLRGPLYVGDYAKIEAGSEIREHTVIGSNVVVKADAFLHRAVVHDNVYIGPQTNLRGCVVGKNTDVMRAARIEDGAVIGDECLIGEESIVQGNVRVYPFKTIEAGAFVNTSVIWEARGQAQLFGARGVSGILNVEITPELVVRLASAYATTLKKGSTVTTARDHSRGARALKRAVISALQASAIDVRDLENVPLPVARQQTARGSAGGVMIRTTPGVPDSVDIMFFDERGADLSQAGQRKLDRVYARQEYRRAFPGEIGDLRFPASVFDGYTGSVLRAIDTTGVAESGIKVVVDAANGSAGLVLPSLLGRLGVDALTINPGLDEARPTESAETRRAGLVRLGEIVASARAAFGVRFDPVGERLALVDERGRIIEDQRALLVMLDLIAAERRSGRVALPVTTTRIAEQVAAYHGTQVDWTTTSPDDLTRAAHQDDAVFGGDGRGGFVVPEFSSVFDATAAFARLIGLVARTQLSLSQIDARIPRAHVLRRDVATPWAVKGLVMRRVVEAAGERSVDTTDGVRVVEPDGRWVLVLPDPAEAVTHLWAEGPDDAAAQELLDVWSGVVDSAEG, encoded by the coding sequence ATGAAGGCCGTCGTAATGGCTGGTGGCGAAGGCACCCGGCTTCGTCCCATGACCGCGAGCATGCCCAAACCCCTGTTGCCAGTGGCCAACCGTCCCATCATGGAACACGTGCTCTGTCTGCTGAAACGGCACGGGCTCAACGAGACCGTGGTCACGGTGCAGTTTCTCGCCTCACTCGTCAAGAACTACTTCGGCGACGGTGAGGAGTTGGGAATGGACCTCACCTACGCCCACGAGGAAAAGCCGCTGGGCACGGCCGGAAGTGTGAAGAACGCCGAGGAGGCACTCAAGGACGACTCCTTCCTGGTCATTTCGGGAGACGCGCTCACCGACTTCGACCTGACGGAGCTGATCCGCTTTCACCGGGAGCGCGGCGCGCTGGTCACCGTCTGCCTGACGCGCGTTCCCAACCCGCTCGAATTCGGCATCACCATCGTCGACGACGAGGGCCGCGTCGAGCGCTTCCTGGAGAAGCCCACCTGGGGCCAGGTCTTCTCCGACACCGTCAACACCGGCATCTACGTGATGGAGCCCGAGGTCTTCGACTACGTCGAGCCCGACGTCTCCGTCGACTGGTCGGGTGACGTCTTCCCCCGTCTGATGAAGGAGGGGCACCCCATCTACGGCTACATCGCCGAGGGGTACTGGGAGGACGTCGGCACCCACGAGAGTTATGTCAAGGCCCAGGCGGACGTCCTGGAGGGCAAGGTCGACGTCGATATCGACGGATTCGAGATCTCGCCCGGCGTGTGGATCGCCGAGGGCGCCGAGGTGCATCCGGACGCCAAGCTCAGGGGCCCGCTGTATGTCGGCGACTACGCCAAGATCGAGGCCGGCTCGGAAATCCGCGAGCACACCGTCATCGGCTCCAACGTGGTGGTAAAGGCGGACGCCTTCCTGCACCGGGCGGTGGTCCACGACAACGTCTACATCGGCCCCCAGACCAATCTCCGCGGCTGTGTCGTCGGAAAGAACACCGACGTCATGCGGGCCGCGCGGATCGAGGACGGCGCCGTCATCGGCGACGAGTGTCTCATCGGCGAGGAATCGATCGTCCAGGGCAATGTCCGGGTCTACCCCTTCAAGACCATCGAGGCCGGCGCCTTCGTCAACACATCGGTTATCTGGGAGGCCAGGGGACAGGCCCAGCTCTTCGGCGCGCGCGGTGTCTCCGGCATTCTCAACGTCGAGATCACGCCCGAACTCGTGGTCCGCCTTGCCAGTGCCTATGCCACCACCCTCAAGAAGGGCTCCACCGTCACCACCGCGCGGGACCACTCCCGAGGCGCCCGCGCGCTCAAGCGGGCCGTGATCTCCGCCCTCCAGGCCAGCGCCATCGACGTCCGGGACCTGGAGAACGTGCCGCTGCCCGTGGCCCGCCAGCAGACCGCGCGCGGCAGCGCCGGCGGCGTCATGATCCGCACCACCCCCGGCGTGCCCGACTCGGTGGACATCATGTTCTTCGACGAGCGCGGCGCCGACCTCTCCCAGGCCGGACAGCGCAAGCTCGACCGGGTCTACGCCCGCCAGGAGTACCGCCGCGCCTTCCCCGGCGAGATCGGCGACCTGCGCTTCCCCGCCAGCGTGTTCGACGGCTACACGGGATCCGTGCTGCGGGCCATCGACACCACGGGCGTCGCCGAGTCCGGGATCAAGGTCGTGGTCGACGCCGCCAACGGCAGCGCGGGTCTTGTGCTGCCCAGCCTCCTCGGCCGTCTGGGCGTCGACGCCCTCACCATCAACCCGGGCCTCGACGAGGCGCGCCCGACCGAGAGCGCCGAGACCCGGCGCGCCGGTCTCGTGCGGCTCGGCGAGATCGTCGCCTCCGCCCGCGCCGCCTTCGGCGTCCGCTTCGACCCGGTCGGCGAGCGGCTGGCGCTGGTCGACGAGCGCGGCAGGATCATCGAGGACCAGCGCGCCCTGCTGGTCATGCTCGACCTGATCGCCGCCGAACGGCGCAGCGGCCGGGTGGCGCTCCCCGTCACCACCACCCGGATCGCGGAGCAGGTCGCCGCCTACCACGGCACCCAGGTCGACTGGACGACCACGTCGCCCGACGATCTGACCCGTGCCGCACACCAGGACGACGCGGTCTTCGGCGGCGACGGCCGGGGCGGCTTCGTCGTCCCCGAGTTCAGCAGCGTCTTCGACGCCACGGCCGCCTTCGCCCGGCTCATCGGCCTGGTCGCCCGCACCCAGCTGTCGCTCAGCCAGATCGACGCCCGCATCCCGCGTGCCCATGTCCTGCGCCGGGACGTCGCCACCCCGTGGGCCGTCAAGGGGCTGGTGATGCGCCGCGTGGTGGAGGCGGCCGGTGAGCGTTCCGTCGACACCACCGACGGGGTCCGCGTCGTCGAGCCGGACGGCCGCTGGGTGCTGGTCCTGCCCGACCCGGCCGAGGCGGTCACCCACCTCTGGGCGGAGGGCCCCGACGACGCCGCGGCCCAGGAGTTGTTGGACGTCTGGTCGGGAGTGGTCGACAGCGCCGAGGGCTGA
- a CDS encoding CDP-alcohol phosphatidyltransferase family protein → MEVQETRVQTDRIWTIPNLLSMARLLGVPVFLWLVLSPVFGGPKMDGWALLVLAASGVTDYLDGKLARRWNQISALGRILDPAADRLYILSTLVGLTWREILPLWLTALLLARELMLLVAVWLLDRHGYAPPQVNFLGKAATFNLMYAFPLLLLSDSSGWLGSLAAIFGWAFAGWGTALYWWAGILYVVQVRRLLTADATAD, encoded by the coding sequence GTGGAGGTCCAGGAGACGCGCGTTCAGACGGACCGGATCTGGACCATTCCCAATCTGCTCAGCATGGCACGCCTGTTGGGAGTGCCGGTCTTTCTCTGGCTGGTTCTGTCCCCCGTCTTCGGCGGCCCGAAGATGGACGGCTGGGCCCTGCTGGTGCTGGCCGCCAGTGGGGTGACGGACTACCTCGACGGCAAGCTCGCCCGCCGCTGGAACCAGATCAGCGCCCTCGGCCGGATACTCGATCCGGCCGCCGACCGCCTGTACATCCTGTCCACCCTGGTCGGCCTCACCTGGCGGGAGATCCTGCCGCTCTGGCTGACCGCGCTGCTGCTGGCCAGGGAGCTGATGCTGCTGGTCGCGGTCTGGCTGCTGGACCGGCACGGCTACGCCCCGCCCCAGGTCAACTTCCTGGGCAAGGCCGCCACCTTCAATCTGATGTACGCCTTCCCCCTCCTGCTCCTCAGTGACTCAAGTGGCTGGCTGGGGTCACTCGCTGCTATTTTCGGATGGGCGTTCGCCGGCTGGGGTACAGCGCTCTACTGGTGGGCAGGGATCCTCTACGTGGTCCAGGTCCGCCGTCTCCTCACGGCGGATGCCACGGCCGACTGA
- a CDS encoding MerR family transcriptional regulator, with translation MTGNGDSRAVGGGAARPGAAPRPGLRQSLAPQGRAAVERLAYRGPSACAAAGITYRQLDYWARTGLVQPSVRPAPGAGGQRLYGFRDVLVLKIVKRLLDAGVSLQAIRATAEALRTAELGELAQMTLMSDGAAVYRCSSPDELAELLRGGRGVFGIAVGAVWSDVEAALALLHAERVDTGEQVPAEHPEDELARRRHRVG, from the coding sequence GTGACAGGTAACGGCGACAGCAGAGCGGTCGGGGGCGGAGCGGCCCGGCCCGGCGCGGCGCCACGCCCCGGGCTGCGGCAGTCCCTCGCCCCGCAGGGGCGGGCGGCCGTCGAGCGGTTGGCGTACCGAGGCCCGAGCGCCTGCGCCGCCGCCGGGATCACCTACCGCCAGCTCGACTACTGGGCGCGCACCGGGCTGGTCCAGCCCAGCGTCCGCCCGGCGCCAGGAGCGGGCGGCCAGCGGCTGTACGGCTTCCGCGACGTGCTCGTCCTGAAGATCGTGAAGCGGCTGTTGGACGCCGGCGTCTCCCTCCAGGCGATCCGTGCCACCGCCGAGGCGCTGCGCACCGCCGAGCTGGGCGAGCTGGCCCAGATGACGTTGATGAGCGACGGCGCCGCCGTCTACCGCTGCTCCTCGCCCGACGAGCTGGCCGAGCTGCTCCGCGGCGGGCGGGGCGTCTTCGGTATCGCGGTCGGCGCGGTCTGGAGCGATGTGGAGGCGGCGCTCGCCCTGCTGCACGCCGAGCGGGTCGACACGGGCGAGCAGGTGCCGGCCGAGCACCCCGAGGACGAGCTGGCCCGGCGGCGGCACCGCGTCGGCTGA
- a CDS encoding DUF881 domain-containing protein — protein sequence MCAMPEQEPGASPRARPDASMSLLTTVMDNTLDEGYAQAAARRREKGRSELPRGLRARLWLAGGLVLAGLVVTLGAAQAREAAPTVAREREELLERVTTGTEELDQLQAQVDALRTEVAASQRIALGGDDGEVAERAELVALLAGASEVEGPGVELSVDDAREAGQSVSGGPRDNGFSQTGRLRDRDLQRVVNGLWQAGAEAIAINGQRLTALSAIRAAGDAVLVDNRPLVPPYTVLAVGDGQALLDAFEQTSAGRYLATLRDDYGIRVDSSARDELRLPAAPSLTTRSARPRDERGADTEPETSPTPSGASSEERER from the coding sequence ATGTGCGCCATGCCAGAGCAGGAGCCCGGGGCGAGCCCACGGGCGCGCCCCGACGCCTCCATGTCGCTGCTGACCACCGTCATGGACAACACCCTGGACGAGGGGTATGCCCAGGCGGCGGCCAGGCGCCGTGAGAAGGGCCGGTCAGAGCTGCCGCGCGGTCTCCGCGCCCGGCTCTGGCTGGCCGGCGGTCTCGTGCTCGCCGGCCTCGTGGTCACCCTGGGCGCCGCCCAGGCGCGGGAGGCCGCGCCGACCGTCGCCAGGGAGCGCGAGGAGCTGCTGGAACGGGTGACCACCGGCACGGAGGAGCTGGATCAGCTCCAGGCCCAGGTGGACGCGCTGCGCACCGAGGTGGCCGCCAGCCAGCGGATCGCGCTCGGCGGCGACGACGGCGAGGTCGCCGAACGCGCCGAGCTGGTCGCCCTGCTCGCCGGCGCCAGCGAGGTCGAGGGCCCCGGCGTCGAGCTCTCCGTCGACGACGCCAGGGAGGCCGGCCAGAGCGTCTCCGGCGGGCCGAGGGACAACGGCTTCAGCCAGACCGGCCGGTTGCGCGACCGCGATCTCCAACGGGTGGTCAACGGCCTCTGGCAGGCCGGCGCCGAGGCCATCGCCATCAACGGCCAGCGGCTGACGGCGCTCTCCGCGATCCGCGCGGCCGGCGACGCGGTGCTGGTCGACAACCGGCCGCTGGTGCCGCCGTACACCGTGCTGGCCGTGGGGGACGGGCAGGCGCTGCTCGACGCCTTCGAGCAGACGTCCGCCGGCCGGTATCTGGCCACCCTGCGGGACGACTACGGCATCAGGGTCGACAGCTCCGCCAGGGACGAGCTGCGGCTGCCGGCGGCGCCCAGCCTGACGACCCGCAGCGCCCGCCCCCGGGACGAGCGCGGCGCCGACACGGAGCCCGAGACATCGCCGACGCCGTCGGGGGCGTCATCCGAGGAACGGGAGAGGTAG
- the ptsP gene encoding phosphoenolpyruvate--protein phosphotransferase, which yields METRLLGVGVSHGVAIGQVRHMGTGVLEPPTRRISAEEAPRELARTRQAIGAVAADLRARGTLAGGEAQAVLEAQALMAEDPELLADAERRISVGSTAERAVHDALAAYRALLAGAGAYLAGRVADLDDVRNRIIARLLGVPTPGVPDSDEPYVLIARDLAPADTALLDTTLVLGFLTEEGGPTSHSAILARALGVPAVVAVEGAGEIATGTVVAVDGSTGEVVVEPGERRRAELAEGAARRRAALSRVRGPGATSDGHRVPLLANIGGPADLPAALAAGAEGVGLFRTELLFLSGGAGPPAAEEQVRTYREVLEAFPEGRVVVRVLDAGADKPLAFLSPGDEPNPALGVRGLRALLERPEVLGTQLAALAEAGRGLPVYLEVMAPMVADRQDARAFADACRAAGLRAAPGAMVEIPAAALRARSLLREVEFLSIGTNDLAQYAFAADRQVGALARWQDPWQPALLDLVAFAAEAASAEGKGCGVCGEAAADPALACVLTGLGVTSLSMGAAAIPQVRATLAKHTLAQCERASAAARAADSAERARAAAVAVLSGE from the coding sequence ATGGAGACCAGGCTGCTGGGCGTCGGGGTCAGCCACGGCGTGGCGATCGGGCAGGTCCGACACATGGGCACGGGGGTGCTGGAGCCGCCCACGCGGCGGATCTCGGCCGAGGAGGCGCCCAGGGAGCTGGCCAGGACGCGGCAGGCGATCGGAGCTGTGGCGGCGGATCTGCGGGCCAGGGGCACCCTCGCCGGCGGCGAGGCCCAGGCCGTGCTGGAGGCGCAGGCGCTGATGGCCGAGGACCCCGAGCTGCTCGCCGACGCGGAGCGCCGGATCAGCGTCGGCAGCACGGCCGAGCGGGCCGTGCACGACGCGCTGGCGGCCTATCGGGCGCTGCTGGCCGGGGCCGGGGCGTATCTGGCGGGGCGGGTGGCCGATCTGGATGATGTGCGCAACCGGATCATCGCCCGGCTGCTCGGGGTGCCGACGCCCGGGGTGCCGGACAGTGACGAGCCCTATGTGCTGATCGCCCGTGACCTGGCCCCGGCGGACACGGCGTTGTTGGACACCACGCTGGTGTTGGGCTTCCTCACCGAGGAGGGCGGGCCGACGAGCCACAGCGCGATCCTGGCCAGGGCGCTCGGGGTGCCGGCGGTGGTGGCCGTGGAGGGCGCGGGCGAGATCGCCACGGGCACGGTGGTCGCGGTGGACGGCAGCACCGGGGAGGTGGTGGTGGAGCCGGGTGAGCGGCGGCGGGCCGAGCTGGCCGAGGGGGCGGCCCGGCGCCGGGCGGCGCTCTCCCGGGTGAGGGGGCCGGGCGCGACCTCGGACGGGCATCGGGTGCCGCTGTTGGCGAACATCGGCGGTCCCGCCGATCTGCCGGCGGCGCTGGCCGCGGGCGCCGAGGGCGTGGGGCTCTTCCGGACGGAGCTGCTCTTTCTCTCCGGTGGGGCGGGCCCGCCGGCGGCCGAGGAGCAGGTGCGCACCTATCGCGAGGTGTTGGAGGCGTTCCCCGAGGGGCGCGTGGTGGTGCGGGTGTTGGATGCCGGGGCGGACAAGCCGCTGGCCTTCCTCTCCCCCGGCGACGAGCCCAATCCGGCGCTCGGGGTGCGCGGCCTGCGGGCGCTGCTGGAGCGGCCCGAGGTGTTGGGGACGCAGCTGGCCGCGCTGGCGGAGGCCGGCCGGGGGCTGCCGGTGTATCTGGAGGTGATGGCGCCGATGGTGGCCGACCGTCAGGACGCGCGGGCCTTCGCCGACGCCTGTCGGGCCGCCGGGCTGCGGGCCGCCCCCGGCGCGATGGTGGAGATCCCGGCCGCCGCGCTGCGGGCGCGTTCGCTGCTGCGGGAGGTGGAGTTCCTCTCGATCGGCACCAACGACCTGGCGCAGTACGCCTTCGCGGCGGACCGGCAGGTGGGCGCCCTGGCGCGGTGGCAGGATCCGTGGCAGCCGGCGCTGCTGGATCTGGTGGCGTTCGCGGCGGAGGCGGCGTCGGCCGAGGGCAAGGGCTGCGGCGTGTGCGGCGAGGCCGCCGCCGATCCTGCGCTGGCCTGTGTGTTGACGGGGCTCGGGGTGACCAGCCTCTCCATGGGGGCCGCGGCGATCCCGCAGGTGCGCGCCACGCTCGCCAAGCACACGTTGGCGCAGTGCGAGCGGGCCTCGGCCGCGGCCCGGGCCGCTGACAGCGCCGAGCGGGCGAGGGCGGCGGCGGTGGCGGTGCTCTCCGGGGAGTGA